The proteins below come from a single Metarhizium brunneum chromosome 1, complete sequence genomic window:
- the cpo gene encoding Non-heme chloroperoxidase, with protein sequence MPYLKLRDGAELFYKDWGNPKGPIVTFSHGWPLSSDNWENQMVFLADHGFRVIGHDRRGHGRSTQTWHGNNMDTFVDDLEELFKHLGVKDAVMVGHSHGGGEVTHYLGKHGTSRFKKAVLVSAVPPFMLKTEANPQGTDKSVFDSFRQAMHKDRSQFFLDVPTGPFFGFNRPNAHKSEGQIRSWWQQGMNTSFKTAYDCIKDFSETDFTEDLKKIDIPVLVLHGDDDQVVPIEAAGLKSVKLLRHGKLKVYPGGSHAIHNLNVDEVNKDLLDFIKSH encoded by the coding sequence atgccgTATCTCAAGCTGCGAGATGGAGCCGAGCTCTTCTACAAGGACTGGGGCAACCCCAAGGGCCCCATCGTCACCTTTTCGCACGGCTGGCCGTTGAGCAGCGACAACTGGGAGAACCAAATGGTCTTCCTGGCCGACCACGGGTTCCGCGTCATCGGACACGaccgccgcggccacggTCGCTCCACGCAGACATGGCACGGAAACAACATGGACACATTTGTCGACGATCTCGAGGAACTCTTCAAACACCTCGGCGTCAAAGACGCAGTCATGGTCGGGCActcccacggcggcggcgaggtgaCGCATTACCTTGGAAAGCACGGCACCAGCCGCTTCAAGAAGGCCGTCCTCGTTTCAGCCGTGCCGCCGTTTATGCTCAAGACCGAGGCCAACCCGCAGGGCACCGACAAGTCCGTCTTCGACTCGTTCCGGCAGGCCATGCACAAGGACCGCAGCCAGTTCTTCCTGGATGTGCCCACCGGCCCCTTTTTCGGATTCAACCGGCCCAACGCCCACAAGAGCGAGGGCCAGATCCGGAGCTGGTGGCAGCAGGGAATGAATACTAGCTTCAAAACCGCCTACGACTGCATCAAGGATTTTTCCGAGACCGACTTTACCGAGGATCTGAAGAAGATTGATATTCCTGTCTTGGTGCTtcacggcgacgacgaccaggTTGTTCCGATTGAGGCTGCTGGGTTGAAGTCTGTCAAGCTGCTGCGCCatggcaagctcaaggttTACCCTGGGGGATCGCATGCAATTCACAATCTTAATGTCGATGAGGTGAATAAGGATTTGCTAGACTTTATCAAGTCGCACTAA
- the SETD3 gene encoding Actin-histidine N-methyltransferase, whose protein sequence is METWLEESGAVGLDGLEVADFPVTGRGVKARRPFKQGERILTIPSGLHWTVKRAQNDSLLGPALCSARPPLSVEVTLAVHILFVRSRESGYDGLRRHVERLPASYSSSIFFTDDELEVCAGASLYTITKQLLQRIEDDYRDLVVRVLVQYPDLFPLDKFTLHHYKWALCTVWSRAMDFKLSDGSSIRLLAPFADMLNHSSESKQCHVYDASSGDLSVLAGKDYEAGDQVYIQYGSIPNHRLLRLYGFIIPGNPNDNYDLVLATHPLAPFFKQKQKLWALAGLDSTCTISLTLTDPLPKNVIRYLRIQRLDESDLASIALRQAADEKISNSNEVQVLQSLVESIASLLGSFGTRLEKLEEQLATGVYPVGGNAWAAAHVSLGEQRVLKLAKKKAENLLATVESESSKDGWLPAPVQCANCEKGPRQLMLCGRCKAVMYCGRACQVAHFKDHKATCRATVSQKG, encoded by the exons ATGGAAACGTGGCTAGAAGAATCTGGAGCCGTAGGCCTGGACGGCCTGGAGGTTGCCGACTTTCCCGTTACAGGGCGGGGCGTAAAAGCGCGGCGGCCCTTCAAGCAAGGCGAGCGGATTCTCACCATCCCAAGCGGCCTTCACTGGACCGTCAAACGTGCACAAAACGATTCACTTCTCGGGCCGGCCCTTTGTTCTGCGCGGCCACCCTTATCAGTCGAAGTCACCCTGGCCGTACATATCCTCTTTGTACGGTCGCGCGAGTCGGGCTATGATGGCCTGCGACGCCATGTGGAGAGGTTGCCTGCGAGCTACTCCtccagcatcttcttcacagATGACGAACTGGAAGTCTGCGCCGGCGCATCACTATACACCATCACGAAGCAGCTGCTACAACGGATAGAGGACGACTACAGGGACTTGGTCGTGCGAGTGCTCGTACAGTACCCCGATCTCTTCCCGCTTGACAAATTCACCCTTCACCAT TACAAGTGGGCTCTCTGCACCGTGTGGAGCCGTGCGATGGATTTCAAGCTGTCTGATGGGAGTTCAATACGTCTTTTGGCGCCCTTTGCGGATATGCTGAACCACTCGTCCGAGTCGAAGCAGTGTCATGTGTACGACGCGTCGTCTGGAGACCTGTCTGTCCTTGCGGGAAAGGACTACGAAGCTGGAGACCAG GTCTATATTCAGTATGGGTCTATTCCCAACCATCGTCTTTTACGTCTGTATGGCTTTATCATACCCGGCAATCCAAACGACAACTATGACCTCGTTCTGGCAACGCATCCCCTGGCGCCGTTTTTTAAGCAAAAGCAGAAACTCTGGGCATTAGCTGGACTCGATTCGACATGCACCATCTCCCTTACTCTGACGGATCCGCTGCCGAAAAATGTCATTCGTTATCTGCGGATTCAGCGACTAGACGAGTCGGATCTTGCTTCAATTGCCCTTCGGCAAGCTGCAGACGAGAAAATTAGCAACTCCAACGAAGTGCAGGTCCTGCAGTCCCTGGTCGAATCGATCGCTAGTCTCCTGGGTAGTTTCGGAACTCGactggagaagctggaagAGCAACTCGCCACGGGCGTCTACCCTGTTGGAGGAAACGCATGGGCAGCGGCACACGTTAGCTTGGGCGAACAGCGCGTATTAAAGTTGGCGAAAAAGAAGGCCGAAAACCTCTTGGCGACGGTGGAAAGCGAAAGTAGCAAAGACGGTTGgttgccggcgccggtgcaATGTGCAAACTGCGAAAAAGGTCCTAGACAGCTGATGCTGTGCGGGAGGTGCAAAGCCGTCATGTATTGCGGGCGAGCGTGTCAGGTGGCTCATTTCAAAGACCACAAGGCGACCTGCCGGGCTACAGTCTCTCAGAAGGGCTAA
- the RED1 gene encoding NADP-dependent oxidoreductase RED1 yields MVANKTLVYKQVPKGLPVPGQDLVVETREIDLESPPKGGLIVEVLYASFDPYLRPKMRDPSIKSYTPAFAPNDPIVNDTVGKVIKSDSPDFKPGDVVKAYAPLAEYAAIADVKGQRVLKVHNPYNLDLSVFTGALGMPGLTAWSSLHKIGKPKRGETIFVSSAAGAVGQLVGQIAKKEGLTVIGSVGSDEKLDFITGELGFDAGFNYKKEKPGDALKRLAPNGIDIYYENVGGEHLEAALNHLNDFGRIVACGMISQYNNAGEAHGIRNLMLVVAKQITMQGFIVSNPEFGPAYYQEHQEKLQQWLADGSFKAKMSYTEGIDRAAEGLVGIFEGKNFGKAVLRIKA; encoded by the exons ATGGTCGCCAACAAGACTCTCGTCTACAAGCAAGTCCCCAAGGGCCTGCCCGTCCCCGGCCaggacctcgtcgtcgagacGCGCGAAATCGACCTCGAGAGCCCCCCCAAGGGCGGCCTCATCGTCGAGGTGCTCTACGCCTCGTTCGATCCCTACCTGCGCCCCAAGATGCGCGACCCCAGCATCAAGTCGTACACGCCGGCCTTTGCGCCCAACGACCCCATTGTCAACGACACGGTGGGCAAGGTGATCAAGAGCGACAGCCCCGACTTCAAGCCGGGCGACGTCGTCAAGGCCTACGCCCCTCTGGCCGAGTACGCCGCCATCGCAGACGTCAAGGGCCAGCGCGTCCTCAAGGTCCACAACCCCTACAACCTGGACCTGTCCGTCTTCACCGGCGCCCTGGGCATGCCCGGCCTCACGGCCTGGTCGAGCCTGCACAAGATTGGAAAGCCCAAGAGGGGCGAGACCATCTTCGTCtcgtcggccgccggcgccgtcggccagcTGGTCGGCCAGATCGCCAAGAAGGAGGGCCTGACCGTCATTGGGTCCGTCGGCTCCGACGAGAAGCTCGACTTCATCACCGGGGAGCTCGGCTTCGACGCCGGCTTCAACTACAAAAAGGAGAAGCCGGGCGATGCGCTGAAGCGCCTGGCCCCCAACGGCATCGACATTTACTACGAGAATGTCGGCGGGGAGCACCTCGAGGCGGCGCTCAATCACCTCAATGACTTTGGACGCATCGTCGCGTGCGGAATG ATCAGCCAGTACAACAACGCCGGCGAGGCGCACGGCATCCGCAACCTGATGCTGGTCGTGGCCAAGCAAATCACCATGCAGGGCTTCATTGTCTCCAACCCCGAGTTCGGCCCGGCCTACTACCAGGAGCATCAGGAGAAGCTGCAGCAGTGGCTTGCCGACGGcagcttcaaggccaagatgtcGTATACCGAGGGCATCGACCGCGCTGCCGAGGGGCTGGTGGGCATCTTTGAGGGCAAGAACTTTGGCAAGGCTGTTTTGCGCATCAAGGCATGA
- the CSP41B gene encoding Chloroplast stem-loop binding protein b, whose amino-acid sequence MKMLILGGTKFAGLHTAREAVSKGHDVTLFNRGTRPPPAGVTSKLGDRLAPNGYASLAGLAFDVAIDTWSSDPAAVQSAVDALGPRVRHYIYISTISVYDFKRGAAPHDEFTPPWDPGDTDVPYIRDKLAGEAVVSGAGPAHTLIRPGVILGPEEWVWRLPWWLLRMERGGRTLAPGPRDSGLQFIDVRDLAAFTVLAAEKRLRGPYNVVSETGHVSFGDFLGEANCVTGGHAELCWLEAEKVVDAGVAPWVEMPLWLAPGDDAGVYSCDGGKALRAGLTVRPAGETIADTWE is encoded by the coding sequence ATGAAGATGCTCATCCTCGGAGGGACCAAGTTCGCCGGCCTCCACACCGCCCGGGAAGCCGTCTCCAAAGGCCACGACGTGACCCTCTTCAATCGCGGAACGCGCCCTCCCCCAGCCGGAGTCACCAGCAAGCTCGGCGACCGCCTCGCCCCCAACGGGTACGCCTCCCTTGCCGGACTCGCGTTCGACGTCGCCATCGACACGTGGTCCTCGGACCCGGCCGCCGTCCAGAGCGCCGTGGACGCGCTCGGCCCCCGCGTCCGTCACTACATATACATCTCGACGATAAGCGTGTACGACTTCAAAAGGGGCGCCGCGCCGCACGACGAGTTCACCCCGCCATGGGACCCGGGCGACACCGACGTCCCCTACATCCGGGACAAGCTGGCAGGCGAGGCCGTCGTTTCCGGCGCCGGCCCAGCCCACACCCTCATCAGGCCGGGGGTGATCCTCGGCCCGGAAGAATGGGTATGGCGCCTGCCGTGGTGGCTGCTGCGCATGGAGCGCGGCGGCAGGACGCTGGCCCCGGGCCCCCGGGACTCGGGGCTGCAGTTCATCGACGTGCGCGACCTGGCGGCGTTTACTGTCCTGGCCGCGGAGAAGAGGCTCCGCGGGCCGTACAATGTCGTCTCGGAGACGGGGCACGTGTCGTTTGGCGATTTTCTAGGCGAGGCGAACTGCGTTACTGGGGGCCATGCCGAGCTCTGCTGGCTGGAGGCGGAAAAGGTCGTGGACGCCGGGGTCGCGCCGTGGGTGGAAATGCCGCTGTGGCTGGCGCCAGGCGACGACGCGGGCGTGTACTCGTGCGACGGGGGCAAGGCTCTCCGGGCCGGGCTGACGGTGCGGCCGGCGGGGGAGACGATTGCCGATACGTGGGAGTGA